In the Chlorobium limicola DSM 245 genome, one interval contains:
- a CDS encoding ferrochelatase → MRAHTGMSDNKRIAVILAAHGEAETSRFAENYRVSRRTLEHAAAVMGVPPVLQIGISLFSALKKKLNPRRKGSPHNRISREQARELQNYLGERSGNGRIVFDVHAAFSASDPSLEEVIEKTKHHDAQILVSMSPVDNDLTCGQLCRYLARTRPADDLSRVKVISRFWCDAALHQLCAAHVVAASAEPRLGRSERHVLLLLFHGTLVTDGSGELPAFRTGLDETMAFAASLTELLGSDVRHPYGRIMTAFLNHDVGGEWTRPSFEETAALLADSGVSNVALFAAGYFADGNETVYREQELRSMLPACTITTIPCLNASPAFAGYLNGRVAGAVSQIMLTPFP, encoded by the coding sequence ATGAGAGCGCATACAGGCATGTCGGACAACAAAAGGATAGCGGTCATCCTCGCGGCACATGGAGAGGCTGAAACCTCCCGGTTTGCGGAGAATTACCGGGTAAGCCGCCGGACGCTTGAACACGCGGCGGCAGTCATGGGAGTTCCTCCTGTTCTGCAGATCGGAATTTCACTTTTTTCCGCTTTGAAGAAAAAGCTCAATCCACGAAGGAAGGGTTCTCCTCATAACCGGATTTCGAGAGAACAGGCACGCGAGCTGCAGAACTATCTCGGAGAGCGTTCAGGGAACGGCAGGATTGTTTTTGATGTACATGCGGCTTTTTCAGCATCCGACCCTTCCCTTGAAGAGGTTATCGAGAAAACAAAACACCACGACGCCCAGATTCTCGTTTCCATGTCGCCGGTCGATAATGACCTGACCTGCGGTCAGCTCTGCCGGTATCTTGCCCGTACCCGCCCTGCGGATGATTTAAGCAGGGTAAAGGTGATCAGCCGGTTCTGGTGTGATGCCGCGCTGCATCAGCTCTGTGCAGCTCATGTTGTTGCCGCCAGTGCCGAACCCCGGCTCGGGAGAAGCGAGCGGCATGTGCTTCTTTTGCTTTTTCACGGAACTCTTGTCACTGATGGCAGCGGAGAGCTGCCGGCATTCCGGACCGGTCTTGATGAAACCATGGCTTTTGCGGCGAGTCTGACTGAGTTGCTCGGCAGCGACGTTCGGCATCCTTACGGGCGGATCATGACCGCTTTTCTCAATCACGATGTCGGAGGCGAGTGGACCAGGCCTTCTTTCGAGGAAACGGCGGCCCTGCTCGCAGATTCAGGTGTTTCGAATGTCGCTCTCTTTGCTGCCGGGTATTTTGCGGATGGCAACGAAACGGTTTATCGGGAGCAGGAATTACGGAGCATGCTGCCGGCCTGTACGATCACCACCATTCCATGCCTGAATGCGTCACCCGCATTTGCCGGGTATCTGAACGGAAGGGTTGCCGGAGCAGTATCGCAGATCATGCTCACTCCGTTTCCGTAG
- a CDS encoding AEC family transporter, whose product MQNLILLFVCFLAGILLRRLNRLPEETPAVLNGFIIHISLPALTLLYFHDIDLSPGVFAMAAMPWLHFGLAAGFFLLAGKLFKLPRMTVGALILTGGLGNTSFVGLPMIEAYYGKEGLVHGIIVDQLGSFMVLSTLGIFTAGIYSNGKLSALSILRRVTAFPPFIALTAAVFLMPFDYPEWFALLLGRLGDTLAPIALVSVGYQLRLSHLSGNTRNLVLGLSFKLLIAPLLLSLLYLGLFGMQGLPVRITLFEAAMPPMITAGIIASEHHINPPLASLMVAVGIMASFFTLALWWFLLGAW is encoded by the coding sequence GTGCAGAATCTTATTCTACTTTTTGTCTGTTTTCTTGCAGGGATACTTCTGAGGCGGCTGAACAGACTGCCGGAGGAGACTCCTGCCGTGCTGAACGGTTTTATCATTCATATCTCCCTGCCGGCACTGACCCTGCTCTACTTTCACGACATTGATCTTTCTCCCGGTGTATTTGCTATGGCTGCGATGCCCTGGCTGCATTTCGGTCTCGCGGCAGGTTTTTTTCTGCTGGCCGGCAAACTCTTTAAGCTGCCCCGTATGACGGTAGGGGCTCTTATTCTGACCGGAGGTCTCGGTAACACCTCGTTCGTCGGGTTGCCAATGATTGAAGCCTATTACGGCAAGGAGGGGCTTGTTCACGGCATCATCGTCGATCAGCTCGGGTCGTTCATGGTGCTTTCGACCCTGGGAATCTTCACAGCCGGCATCTACTCGAACGGGAAGCTCTCCGCTCTGTCGATACTTCGGAGAGTGACGGCATTTCCTCCTTTTATCGCATTGACGGCAGCAGTTTTCCTGATGCCCTTCGACTATCCGGAATGGTTTGCTCTCCTGCTTGGAAGACTCGGCGATACCCTCGCTCCGATTGCCCTTGTATCGGTCGGCTATCAGCTCAGGCTGAGCCATCTTTCAGGCAATACCCGTAATCTTGTGCTCGGACTCTCATTCAAACTGCTGATAGCTCCGCTGCTGCTCTCTCTGCTCTATCTGGGTCTTTTCGGTATGCAGGGTCTGCCGGTTCGGATAACGCTTTTCGAAGCGGCCATGCCGCCCATGATCACGGCCGGGATTATCGCTTCCGAGCATCATATCAATCCCCCTCTTGCTTCGCTGATGGTCGCTGTCGGTATTATGGCTTCATTTTTTACGCTTGCCCTCTGGTGGTTTCTGCTCGGGGCATGGTAA
- the cbiQ gene encoding cobalt ECF transporter T component CbiQ — MNIEQVTAQVRKEIHCVLPAGDRSSLAILVLFILFVVSVPKNNLPAVIAYGAFPLFFIISAGLPLRPVMKRMMLISPFLLFMAAGNIYFDRLPVFTAGSIAITGGMISGSVIVAKALVTLAAVLVFSFCVPFHRFGNALRGFGVPEVFITQLQLVYRYSFLLVPEARSLQKARDLRSFGNRGKDLFTTAKLIGSLLVRTTARAERIYMAMTARGFRNNLSAEHTSPFTAKDGAAVATALFCLTAVWLLFRV; from the coding sequence ATGAATATTGAACAGGTAACAGCACAGGTACGGAAGGAGATCCACTGCGTTCTGCCGGCGGGAGACCGTTCATCCCTTGCCATCCTTGTGCTGTTCATCCTTTTCGTGGTCTCGGTCCCGAAAAACAATCTGCCGGCGGTAATCGCCTACGGCGCGTTTCCCCTTTTCTTCATAATCTCAGCCGGACTGCCGTTGCGTCCCGTCATGAAACGGATGATGCTGATCTCCCCGTTTCTGCTGTTCATGGCGGCAGGAAACATCTATTTCGACAGGCTTCCCGTTTTTACAGCCGGAAGTATTGCCATAACCGGAGGAATGATTTCCGGCAGCGTAATTGTAGCCAAAGCTCTTGTCACCCTTGCCGCCGTGCTTGTATTCTCCTTCTGCGTTCCGTTTCACCGGTTTGGAAACGCATTGCGGGGTTTCGGTGTTCCTGAAGTTTTCATCACCCAGTTGCAGCTGGTTTACCGGTACAGTTTTCTGCTCGTCCCTGAAGCCCGATCACTGCAGAAAGCACGCGATCTCCGATCATTCGGCAACAGGGGAAAAGATCTTTTTACAACAGCGAAACTGATCGGCTCGCTACTTGTAAGAACAACTGCACGAGCCGAAAGAATCTACATGGCCATGACAGCCCGGGGATTCAGGAACAACCTGTCCGCAGAGCATACCAGCCCGTTTACGGCAAAGGACGGTGCTGCAGTCGCGACTGCCCTGTTCTGCCTTACCGCAGTCTGGCTGCTGTTCCGGGTATAA
- the ubiE gene encoding bifunctional demethylmenaquinone methyltransferase/2-methoxy-6-polyprenyl-1,4-benzoquinol methylase UbiE yields the protein MSQPIETAKSLNRTKSRSSIRTMFDEVAPTYDFLNHLLSLGIDNYWRAAATGRAKKLLGGNPAPRILDVATGTGDLAASMAKIPGAEVTALDLSPEMLVIARKKYPDITFYEGYAEKLPFDTASFDVVSAGFGVRNFENLEQGMREFHRVLKPGGHAFIIEPMIPRAAFVKKLYLIYFKKVLPKIAALFSKSTFAYDYLPHSVEQFPQTEAFTAVLKKNGFRSAEYYPMTFETSILYVATK from the coding sequence ATGAGTCAACCAATAGAAACTGCAAAATCGCTGAACAGGACAAAATCGCGGTCTTCGATCCGCACCATGTTCGACGAGGTTGCCCCGACATACGACTTTCTCAACCACCTGCTCAGCCTTGGAATCGACAACTACTGGAGAGCGGCGGCAACCGGCCGGGCAAAAAAATTGCTCGGCGGCAACCCTGCGCCGCGGATTCTCGACGTCGCAACCGGAACCGGAGATCTGGCGGCATCGATGGCAAAAATCCCGGGTGCTGAAGTCACCGCTCTTGATCTTTCGCCGGAAATGCTGGTCATCGCCCGAAAGAAATATCCCGACATAACGTTTTACGAAGGGTATGCCGAAAAACTCCCGTTCGATACGGCAAGCTTCGATGTAGTCAGCGCAGGTTTCGGAGTGAGAAATTTCGAAAACCTCGAACAGGGCATGCGTGAGTTCCACAGGGTGCTCAAACCCGGCGGTCATGCGTTCATCATCGAACCGATGATTCCCCGTGCCGCTTTCGTAAAAAAGCTGTACCTGATTTACTTCAAGAAGGTGCTTCCGAAAATTGCAGCGCTGTTCAGCAAGTCAACCTTCGCCTACGACTATCTGCCCCACTCGGTCGAACAGTTTCCGCAGACAGAAGCGTTCACAGCTGTCCTGAAGAAAAACGGTTTTCGAAGCGCAGAGTACTACCCCATGACGTTCGAGACCTCGATCCTCTACGTAGCCACGAAATAA
- a CDS encoding energy-coupling factor ABC transporter ATP-binding protein, which translates to MITVERVSFSYPDGTRALHDVSLTVMTGESTGIVGANGAGKSTLVNHLNGWYLPQTGKITINGAELLKKNRELIRKQAGLVFQNPDDQLFMSRLYDDIVFGPENLGMNKQKTAEEAERILRDFDLWELRDKPPSRLSQGQKRFAAFAAVLMMRPSVLVMDEPTSDLDPRNRKRLISLVKGLPATRVTVSHDLDFIWDTCTEVCVMAEGRIAAKGASKEILRDRDLLEANGLELPLRLQG; encoded by the coding sequence ATGATTACAGTCGAACGGGTAAGTTTTTCCTATCCTGACGGAACCAGGGCTCTTCACGATGTCTCGCTGACGGTCATGACGGGCGAATCAACCGGCATTGTCGGAGCGAACGGAGCCGGGAAATCAACGCTGGTCAACCATCTGAACGGGTGGTACCTGCCTCAGACGGGAAAAATCACCATCAACGGTGCTGAACTCCTTAAAAAGAACCGGGAGCTCATCAGAAAACAGGCAGGCTTGGTCTTTCAGAACCCGGATGACCAGCTTTTCATGTCGAGGCTTTACGACGATATCGTCTTCGGTCCGGAAAATCTCGGCATGAATAAACAGAAAACCGCAGAAGAGGCGGAACGGATCCTCAGAGATTTCGATCTCTGGGAACTGCGAGACAAACCGCCCTCCAGGCTTTCGCAGGGGCAAAAGCGGTTTGCGGCTTTTGCCGCCGTTCTGATGATGCGCCCTTCGGTACTGGTAATGGACGAACCGACTTCGGACCTCGATCCGCGTAACCGGAAACGCCTCATCTCGCTCGTCAAAGGACTGCCGGCAACAAGAGTGACGGTTTCGCATGATCTTGATTTTATCTGGGATACCTGTACGGAGGTGTGCGTCATGGCCGAGGGCCGCATAGCCGCAAAGGGGGCCTCGAAAGAGATTCTTCGGGACCGTGACCTGCTCGAGGCGAACGGCCTGGAACTGCCGCTCAGACTGCAGGGATGA
- a CDS encoding efflux RND transporter periplasmic adaptor subunit: MQTLQKLLPKYTIALAIVFLATVTYLVTRGNTVDVEAEEVTYAELVQAVYATGFVEADAVANLSAELSGTVRSVGALEGERVSAGQTIITLDSPQPELAVREARAAYDEQLALVVGTKLKCIRARNLFGEGAVSRQDLDDAEKNRKQAEELLEQKRLRLKIQEDELKKLTVTAPFDGVLALQSLKTGDYVTANTLVARVIDTSGYVVNVEIDELDVPRIRPGQKAVIVFDAMPEKRFDAIVSRIVPQTDTVTKTSKVYLQFTAPIQAVQAGMTATANIIYNTRSRALLVRKSSVFDENHVSYVWKIENDKLKKQALKTGAGDLAFVEVIDGLRKGDRVIPVPQERFREGMDVKIAEKRIRQ; this comes from the coding sequence ATGCAGACGTTACAGAAACTCCTCCCGAAATATACCATAGCTCTTGCCATTGTGTTTCTTGCTACCGTTACCTACCTGGTAACCAGGGGAAACACGGTCGATGTCGAAGCGGAGGAGGTGACGTATGCCGAGCTGGTACAGGCGGTCTATGCGACAGGATTCGTTGAAGCGGATGCCGTAGCCAATCTGAGCGCCGAGCTGTCAGGCACCGTCAGAAGCGTTGGCGCTCTCGAAGGAGAACGGGTGTCTGCCGGCCAGACAATCATCACTTTAGACTCGCCCCAGCCGGAACTTGCCGTGCGCGAAGCCCGGGCGGCGTATGATGAGCAGCTTGCTCTGGTTGTCGGGACGAAGCTGAAATGTATAAGGGCCCGGAATCTGTTCGGTGAAGGAGCCGTATCGCGCCAGGATCTTGACGATGCCGAAAAAAATCGGAAGCAGGCCGAAGAGTTGCTCGAACAGAAGCGGCTTCGTCTGAAAATTCAGGAAGACGAACTGAAGAAGCTTACCGTAACGGCTCCGTTCGACGGCGTTCTTGCGTTGCAGAGTCTCAAGACTGGCGATTATGTAACGGCCAATACGCTTGTGGCAAGGGTGATCGATACATCAGGCTATGTCGTCAATGTTGAAATTGATGAACTTGATGTTCCCCGAATCCGTCCCGGTCAGAAAGCGGTGATCGTATTTGATGCCATGCCTGAAAAACGGTTTGATGCCATTGTTTCACGTATTGTTCCCCAGACCGATACCGTTACGAAGACATCAAAGGTCTATCTGCAGTTTACCGCTCCCATACAGGCTGTACAGGCGGGGATGACGGCAACTGCAAACATTATATACAACACCAGAAGCCGTGCTCTGCTGGTGAGAAAAAGCTCGGTGTTCGATGAGAACCATGTCAGTTATGTCTGGAAAATCGAGAACGACAAGCTGAAAAAACAGGCATTGAAGACCGGAGCAGGTGATCTGGCCTTTGTAGAGGTTATCGATGGCCTCAGAAAAGGCGATCGGGTCATACCGGTTCCACAGGAAAGGTTCCGGGAAGGAATGGACGTGAAAATCGCAGAAAAACGTATCAGGCAGTGA
- the hisI gene encoding phosphoribosyl-AMP cyclohydrolase — protein sequence MSENQDLQQGFLETVKFDEKGLVPAIVQDHETGKVLMMAWMNRESLEMTLERKQACYWSRSRQKLWLKGESSGNMQDVHDILIDCDGDTILLKVSQKGGACHVGYHSCFYRKAKDDLSMEICDTLMFDPEEVYGKKS from the coding sequence ATGAGCGAGAATCAAGACCTGCAGCAGGGCTTTCTTGAAACCGTCAAATTCGACGAAAAAGGGCTGGTTCCGGCAATTGTACAGGATCACGAGACCGGAAAAGTGCTGATGATGGCCTGGATGAACCGCGAAAGTCTGGAAATGACCCTCGAGAGAAAGCAGGCCTGTTACTGGAGCCGAAGCCGGCAGAAACTCTGGCTGAAGGGGGAATCGTCCGGAAACATGCAGGATGTTCACGATATTCTTATCGACTGCGACGGAGACACCATTCTGCTGAAAGTTTCCCAGAAAGGCGGAGCCTGCCATGTCGGGTACCACTCCTGTTTCTACAGAAAAGCGAAAGATGACCTTTCAATGGAAATCTGCGACACGCTTATGTTCGATCCTGAAGAAGTTTACGGCAAAAAAAGCTGA
- a CDS encoding LabA-like NYN domain-containing protein — protein sequence MSMQKAALFIDGANLFYTQRHLGWQIDFSRLMLYFTNRYTVVSARYYVPSPDPPSEDQVAFNRVLITHGFEIISKPVKKIVNRDTGEIIMKGNLDIELAVDAMLTEHQFEVFVLFSGDSDFLPLIMAMQMKGKTVSVFSTRGISARELYSGSDMDFHDISLMAVEMSQSQSGGSGTDLDYLNARLPEPGERFTGSVLSVKAYGIFLVNPYHVKCLLPLSFLGVTERIADLASIVRMGDLFDVAVFAVDTSHDVPQITVKLSDRHMSEELERRVRALS from the coding sequence ATGAGTATGCAGAAAGCCGCACTTTTCATTGACGGAGCCAATTTGTTTTATACGCAGCGCCATCTTGGGTGGCAGATTGATTTTTCCCGTCTTATGCTCTATTTTACGAACCGTTATACGGTGGTTTCGGCGCGTTATTACGTCCCTTCACCTGATCCGCCCTCTGAAGATCAGGTGGCTTTCAACAGGGTACTCATAACGCACGGCTTCGAGATCATATCGAAACCGGTAAAAAAGATCGTCAACAGGGATACCGGCGAGATAATCATGAAAGGAAATCTCGATATCGAGCTTGCCGTAGATGCCATGCTGACCGAACATCAGTTCGAGGTGTTTGTCCTGTTCAGCGGCGACAGCGATTTTCTGCCTCTGATCATGGCGATGCAGATGAAAGGAAAAACGGTTTCCGTTTTCTCGACAAGGGGAATAAGCGCCCGCGAGCTGTACAGCGGATCCGATATGGATTTTCATGATATCTCCCTGATGGCTGTGGAAATGAGCCAGTCGCAATCGGGAGGCAGCGGTACCGACCTGGATTACCTCAACGCAAGGCTTCCCGAACCAGGCGAGCGGTTTACCGGTTCCGTGCTGTCCGTAAAGGCCTATGGGATATTTCTTGTCAACCCGTATCATGTAAAATGTCTGCTTCCGCTGAGCTTTCTCGGGGTGACTGAACGGATTGCCGATCTTGCTTCCATTGTCAGAATGGGTGATCTTTTTGACGTCGCGGTTTTTGCTGTCGACACCTCCCATGATGTGCCCCAGATAACCGTCAAGCTCTCGGATCGTCACATGTCGGAAGAGCTCGAGAGAAGAGTAAGGGCTCTCTCCTGA